From a single Pleurodeles waltl isolate 20211129_DDA chromosome 10, aPleWal1.hap1.20221129, whole genome shotgun sequence genomic region:
- the SSR4 gene encoding translocon-associated protein subunit delta produces the protein MAGAVRLLGALAAVLLLLTSCTAETCTEPVIVPSYYTTNDAVISSETVFIVEISLTCTNGAQNVALYADVGGKQFPVTRGQDVGRYQVSWSTEHKNARSGTYEVKFFDEESYSLLRKAQRNNEDLTSIKPLFTVNVDHRGAWNGPWVATEVLAGVIGLLVYYTAFCAKSNIQA, from the exons ATGGCGGGCGCGGTGAGGCTCCTGGGGGctctggcggcggtgctgctgcTACTGACCAGCTGCACGG CTGAAACCTGCACCGAGCCAGTGATCGTCCCCTCCTACTACACAACGAACGATGCGGTCATCTCTTCGGAGACGGTCTTCATTGTGGAGATCTCGCTCACCTGCACCAACGGGGCACAG AATGTTGCTCTCTATGCCGATGTCGGTGGCAAGCAGTTTCCAGTCACACGAGGGCAGGATGTGGGGCGCTACCAG gtctCTTGGAGTACGGAGCACAAAAATGCTCGATCTGGTACCTATGAAGTGAAGTTCTTTGACGAGGAGTCGTACAGCCTCCTGAGAAAG GCCCAGAGGAACAACGAGGACTTGACTTCCATCAAGCCGCTTTTCACAGTTAATGTCGACCACAGG GGTGCGTGGAACGGGCCTTGGGTGGCCACTGAGGTCTTGGCTGGGGTCATCGGTCTTCTTGTGTACTACACGGCCTTCTGCGCCAAAAGCAACATCCAGGCCTAG